One genomic region from Acidobacteriota bacterium encodes:
- a CDS encoding mechanosensitive ion channel family protein — protein MSWEHIVENFRQFWLVVVDVWQDGVLGIDIGRILVALFLFFLFLVFRHLIARFIIRRLAAVAQKTRFRFDDEVVEVLEKPFTFIPVILGFFFATEYLALSGSLADIAHRLLRSLIVWFLFWSLVRLVHPLSFLFRQVEEIFSPTMVEWLLKSIRIAFIFIGAGTILEIWGIQVLPLLAGLGLFGVAVALGAQDLFKNLISGILIIAEHRFSPGDWIEVEGVVEGTVEAIGFRSTLVRRFDKAPVYVPNANLSDNVVTNFSAMTHRRIYWTIGVLYSTRVEQLRRIRDGIERHILESGDFAHPPEVPTFVRIDRFSDSSIDIMVYCFTRTTVWGEWLEIKERLAYRVKEIVEEAGSGFALPSRSLYVESLPPGAPEPFVPPADTSVQLASG, from the coding sequence ATGAGCTGGGAACATATCGTCGAAAACTTCAGGCAGTTCTGGCTGGTGGTGGTGGACGTCTGGCAGGACGGAGTCCTGGGCATCGATATCGGCAGGATCCTCGTCGCCCTGTTCCTCTTCTTCCTTTTCCTCGTCTTTCGCCACCTGATCGCCCGCTTCATCATCCGGAGGCTGGCCGCCGTAGCCCAAAAAACCCGGTTCCGGTTCGACGACGAGGTCGTCGAGGTGCTCGAAAAGCCGTTCACCTTCATCCCCGTCATCCTCGGCTTCTTCTTCGCCACGGAATACCTGGCCCTTTCGGGCTCGCTGGCCGACATCGCCCACCGCCTCCTGCGCTCGCTCATCGTCTGGTTCCTCTTCTGGAGCCTGGTGCGCCTGGTGCACCCCCTCTCCTTTCTCTTCAGGCAGGTCGAGGAGATCTTCTCCCCCACCATGGTCGAGTGGCTCCTGAAGAGCATCCGCATCGCCTTCATCTTCATCGGCGCCGGCACCATCCTGGAAATCTGGGGCATCCAGGTCCTGCCGCTGCTGGCCGGGCTGGGCCTGTTCGGCGTGGCCGTCGCGCTCGGGGCCCAGGACCTGTTCAAGAACCTGATCTCGGGCATCCTCATCATCGCCGAACACCGCTTCAGCCCGGGAGACTGGATCGAGGTGGAGGGGGTGGTGGAAGGGACGGTGGAGGCCATCGGCTTCCGCTCCACCCTGGTGCGGCGCTTCGACAAGGCCCCCGTCTACGTCCCCAACGCCAACCTCTCCGACAACGTCGTGACCAATTTCTCGGCCATGACCCACCGCCGGATCTACTGGACCATCGGCGTTCTCTACTCGACCCGGGTGGAGCAACTGCGCCGCATCCGCGACGGCATCGAGCGCCACATCCTGGAATCGGGGGATTTCGCCCACCCTCCCGAGGTGCCCACCTTCGTCCGCATCGACCGCTTCAGCGACTCCTCGATCGACATCATGGTCTACTGCTTCACCCGCACCACCGTCTGGGGCGAGTGGCTCGAGATCAAGGAGCGGCTCGCCTACCGGGTCAAGGAGATCGTCGAGGAAGCCGGGAGCGGCTTCGCCTTGCCCAGCCGCTCGCTGTACGTGGAGTCGCTCCCCCCGGGCGCCCCCGAACCCTTCGTCCCCCCAGCGGATACGAGCGTACAGCTCGCGTCCGGTTAA
- a CDS encoding GNAT family N-acetyltransferase, whose product MTNTLFPEQKMLDDVLVALRRIVRSIDLHSKKLIQSHRLTIPQVVLLREIQRRGRVSLGDLARSASLSNATVTGIVDRLEARGLVRRERGDADRRQVFVEVAPAGAEAVKALPPLLQEDFVRKLEGLQKWEQAQILSSLERVAGFMDEGRTAAEPILVPHALTDTADDLGGGEGARSGAVKGKGPGAERGAGRPEEAVSGLRLHVARSLAEFPPGVDLEGLTRFLHESLKPYEDAPEDIERGILDALQAEGRPGGFLVIAEIEGALAGALVMQGTGMKGYVPENLLLFVAVAPERRGRSLGRLLIERAVRESEGNIKLHVEYDNPARRLYERIGFTSKYAEMRYVK is encoded by the coding sequence ATGACAAACACACTTTTTCCAGAACAGAAAATGCTCGATGACGTGCTGGTGGCCCTGCGCCGCATCGTACGCTCGATCGACCTGCATTCCAAGAAACTGATCCAGAGCCATCGCCTGACCATTCCCCAGGTGGTGCTCCTGCGCGAAATCCAGCGCCGGGGCCGCGTCTCGCTGGGGGACCTGGCCCGCAGCGCCAGCCTCAGCAACGCCACCGTGACCGGGATCGTGGACCGGCTGGAGGCCCGCGGCCTGGTGCGCCGGGAGCGGGGCGACGCCGACCGGCGCCAGGTTTTCGTCGAGGTCGCCCCGGCCGGGGCCGAGGCCGTGAAGGCCCTCCCCCCGCTCCTGCAGGAAGACTTCGTCCGCAAGCTCGAGGGGCTCCAGAAGTGGGAGCAGGCGCAGATCCTCTCCTCGCTCGAACGGGTGGCCGGTTTCATGGACGAGGGGAGGACGGCGGCCGAGCCGATCCTGGTCCCCCACGCCCTGACCGACACCGCCGACGACCTCGGCGGGGGGGAGGGGGCGCGGTCCGGGGCCGTGAAGGGAAAGGGCCCCGGTGCGGAAAGAGGGGCGGGGCGGCCGGAGGAAGCGGTTTCGGGCCTGCGCCTGCACGTCGCGCGCTCGCTCGCGGAGTTTCCCCCGGGGGTGGATCTCGAGGGGCTGACCCGGTTTCTGCACGAGAGCCTCAAGCCCTACGAGGACGCGCCCGAGGACATCGAGCGCGGGATCCTGGACGCCCTCCAGGCCGAAGGGCGGCCGGGCGGGTTTCTCGTGATCGCCGAGATCGAGGGGGCGCTCGCCGGGGCCCTGGTCATGCAGGGCACGGGCATGAAGGGCTATGTCCCCGAGAACCTCCTCCTCTTCGTGGCCGTCGCGCCCGAGCGGCGCGGCAGGAGCCTGGGCCGGCTGCTCATCGAGCGGGCCGTCCGGGAGTCGGAAGGGAACATCAAGCTTCACGTCGAATACGACAACCCCGCGCGCCGTCTCTACGAACGGATCGGGTTCACGAGCAAGTACGCGGAAATGAGGTACGTGAAATGA